In the genome of Actinomycetota bacterium, the window CGAAAGCATCAGGACCTGGTCGCCCGACTCGATCTGCCGCACCGTGGGACCCACAGCGACCACCTCCGCCCAGATGCAGCGCTTGCTGACGCTGGAGGCGGTGGCCGGGATGAGCAGCCCGCCCTTCGTGGTCCTCTCGCCGTCCGCCCCGGGGGC includes:
- a CDS encoding co-chaperone GroES, which encodes APGADGERTTKGGLLIPATASSVSKRCIWAEVVAVGPTVRQIESGDQVLMLSDSGLEVEIRGEEYLLLREREIHAVASQRLDGSGTGLYL